From the genome of Longispora fulva:
GGAGGGGCGACCCTCCCTTTTTCGTGCGCCACCCCGTGCCCGCGCGCCGCCCGAGCCGCTACGCCCCCTGCACCAACCGGTGCGCCGCCCGCACCTGCGGCCCCAGCTCCCGCAACACCAGCAACGCCTGCTGGTACGCCGCCAACGCGTCCGCCCGCCGCTCCAGCCGCCCGTACGCGGTGATCAACTGGGTCCACAGCCGTTCGCTGCGCGGGGTGTCCGCGAGCAGCCCCCGCACCAGGGGCACCACCGCCTCGGCCCGCCCCCGGGCGAGCTCCGCCTCGACGAGGTGCTCGTGCACCATGAGCCGGCGTTCGCGCAGCCCCCGCGCGGCGTGCGCGACCAGTTCGGCGGGCACGTCGGCGTACGGCTCGGCCCGCCACACCGCGAGCGCCTCCGTGAGCAGCAGCGCCGCCAGGTCGGGATCCCCGGCGATGTACGCGCGCCGGCCCCGTTCGGCCAGGTCCTCGAAGACGTGCAGGTCGAGCTGCCCGGGGTGCAGCCGCAGCCGGTACCCGCCGGGCTGGCTCTCGACCCGCGGCTCGCCCGTCAGCGCCGTGAGCAGCGCGCGCAGCCGGAACACGTGCCCGGACAGCCGGCGCGCCGGGGACCGGGGCGCGTGCGCCGGCCACAGGACGTCGACGAGGCGGTCGGCGGCCACCCACTCGTCGGGGCGGAGCAGCAGCGCGGCGAGGAGCGCGCGCTGTTGGGCGACGAGGATCCCGGCAGGATCACCGCCGCCCCGGGAGACCGCCACGGGACCGAGGACACGAAAGACCGGCACCCCACCAGCGTGGCCGGGCGGGCCGTCCCGCGCATGGGGGCGGACCCCCACCTTTTCTCCCCGCGGTACCCGTCCGTCCGGCTGCTACAGGTTCGCGCGGAGGAAGTCGAGTTCGATCGCCGCCAACCGCTCGCCGACCCCCTCCGGGGTCATGTGACTCACCCCCGGCACCGCGACCATCGCGTGCGGCCGGCCGTGCGCCGTCAGCGCCTCCGACAACCGCAGCGAGTGCAGCGGGTGCACGTTGTCGTCGGCCAGCCCGTGGATCAGCAGCAGCGGCCGGCGCAGGCCGGGGGCGTCGGCGATCAGCGCGTCGGCGGCGTACCCGTCGGGATTGTCGGCGGGCAGACCCAGATACCTTTCCGTGTACGCCGTGTCGTAGTCGCGGAAGTCCGTCGGCGGCGCCCCGGCCGAGGCGGCGTGGAACACGTCGGGCCGGCGCAGCACCGCCAACGCCGCGAGGTAGCCGCCGAACGACCAGCCGCGCACCCCGACCCGGCTGAGGTCGAGGTCCGGGTGCCGGTCGGCGAGCGTGCCGAGGGCCGCGACCTGGTCGTCGAGGGCGACCTGGGAGAACCGGCGGAACATGGCCCTGGTGAAGTCCGGGGACACGTTCGGGGTGCCCCGGTTGTCGACGGTGACGACGAGGAAGCCCTGGTCGGCCCACCATTGCTTGGTGGTCCACACCCTCGGGTTGTGGGTGATGGCCTGGTAGCCGGGGCCGCCGTACACGTCGAGGAGGACGGGGAGCTGGCGGCCGGCGACGTGGCCGCGCGGGTAGACGACGGCGGTGGGCAGGCCGTGTTCGGTGACCCGGGCGAACACCGGGCGGCCGAGGTGCGGCAGCGGCCCGGACAGGTCGGTGAGCGGGTGGCCGGGCTCCGCCGACAGGGCGCCGGTCACCGTGCGGGTGACGCCGTCGAGGGTCGCGCTGGTCGTGACGAGGACGCCGCCGCCGGAGACGGCGCTGTGGGTACCCGCTCCGTGGGTCAGCCGGTCGAGCCGGCCGTCGAGGTGCACGACGAACAGGTGCTGCTCGGCCGGGTCGCCGTCGCAGGCCTCCACGAGCAGCCCGCCGCCGTGGTTCCCGACGAGCCGGCGGACGTACAGGTCCGGCGGGGTGATCACCGCGCCGTCCACGGCGAGGGACCGGGTGTCCTCCTCGACCGTGGACAGGATCCGCCCGTCGTCCAGGACGCACGGCGTGCCGGGCACGCACTCCAGCCAGTGCTCGTCGGCGAACGCCGCCAGCTCGGTGGTCGCGCCGGTCACCGGGTCGACGGCGAGCAGCAGGCTGTGCTGCTGGAGCCGGTCGTACACGGTGATCACGAGCCCGTCGACACCGGTCAGATACGGGTACGTCTCCCGGTCCCAGCCCACCGGCGTGCTCAGCCCGTTGAGCCTGACGACATGCAACTCGACGTCGGCGTTGGGCCCGCCGGCCCTCGGGTACGCCTGCGCCACCGGGGCGACCTCGGGCCGCGCCGGGTCCCCGAGATACCGGCGGACGAGGGCCGAGTCGTCGACCCGGGTGACGAGCAGGCTGTCCCCGTCGGGGCCCCACCAGTGCCCGCGGGTGCGGCCCAGCTCCTCGGCGGCGTTGAACTCCGCCCGGCCCCAGACCGCGCCGTCGTCGGGGGTGACCCGGCCGATCCCGGTGACGTGCACGGCGTCGCCGGCCACGTACGCGATCCGCCCGCCGTGCGGCCGGGGGTCGAAGGCCGGCCCCGCGACCGGCACCTCCTCCGCCCGCCCGTCGGCGACCCGGAACAGCCGGCCGCCGAGCACGAAGGCGACCACCGCGTGGTCACCGGTGGCGGCGTACGAGCCGATCCCCGGCGCGTGCAGCCGGACGCGTTCGCGCAGCTCACGTTCGGCCCGCGGCAGGTCGTCGTACGTGACCGGCCGGCCGAACAGCTCCAGGGGGTCGGCGAGGAGGCGCTCGGCCCCGGTCGCGGTGTCGACCGTCCACAGTCGCTCGACCGGGTCGGTGGGCCCGGTGGAACGCAGCAGGAGGAGGCGGGACCCGTCGGCGGAGATCGTGACTGCCCGGGGTGCGCCGTGGGTGAACCGGCCGGTGCGCGCGGAGGCGTCGAGGAAGGCGTCGAGCATGCGGAGTAGTACATCACACGCTACCAGCGGAGACCATCCCCCGGGATGTCCCGCGGCGTTCGGCGTCCTCGTCGACCTGCTGATCCTCGGCGCGATCACCGCCGAACGCGCCCGACTTAAGGCGACCCTCATTACTTGTGGGCCATATTCGTTGACTTGACCTTGATGCCCCGACAAGCATGACGATATGGACTCACAAGCCAAACTACAGGGAACTGTCCACAGTCTGTACCGCGTGGTGGTCGGACTCCTCTTCGCCAGCCACGGCGCCTCCACACTCCTCGGAGTGTTCGGCGGGGCCATGGGCAAGGGCGGCACCGTCCCCTTCGGAACGTGGCCCGGCTGGTACGCGGCGGTCATCCAGCTCGCCGGGGGCATCCTGGTGCTGCTCGGCCTCGGTACCCGGATCTCGGCCCTGATCTGCTCGGGCTCCATGGCGTACGCCTACTTCGTCGTGCACCAGCAGATCGCCCTGCACCCGCTTCAGAACGGCGGCGAACTGTCCGCCCTGTTCTGCTGGTCCTTCCTCCTGATCGTCGTGCTCGGCCCCGGACCGCTGTCCGTGGACGCGCTGATCAGCAGGGCCCGCACCCGGACGGCCCCCGCCCGGGTCGAGACCGCATGAGCTGACGCGACAGGCCGGGCTCTATCGCCCCGAGGCCCGCAACGCCTCGAGCGCCCGGTCCGCGTGCACGTTCATCCGGACCTCACTCTTGATGGTCTCGATGATCCGACCGTCCTTGCCGATCACGAACGTCTGCCGCTTGACCGGCAGGATCGAGATGTTGCGCTTCACCCCGTAGGCCGCCGCCACCAGGCCGCCCACGTCCGACAGCAGCGGATAGTCGAAGGTGTGCTTGTCGGCGAACTCCTTCTGCTTGCTCACCGTGTCCGGGCTGATCCCGACCCGCTGGGCCCCCAGCTCTCCGAACTCGGTCGCGAGGTCACGGAAGTGGCAGCTCTCCGCCGTGCAGCCGGCCGTCATGGCGGCCGGGTAGAAGAAGAGGACGACCGGGCCGTCCTGGAGCAGGTCGGACAACGTGCGGCGGACGCCGTGCTGGTCGTCGAGCGCGAACTCTGGCGCGAGGTCTCCGGTCTTCATCCCGCGACCCTACCGCGCGGTAACCAAGATCGCCCAGCCCTGGCCCGGGTGCTGCCGCCACTCCGCCTGAGGTGACGGCAGCATTTTCCACGGCTACTTCATCGAGACGTGGTGGTAGACCGACGGAGCATCGCCGGACCAGAAGTCGTAGCCCCAGTCGTTGAGACCCCAGATGGGGCAACTTTTGGTCTGGCTGGCGCCGGCGGCGGTCAGCGTGTCGCCGAACTTCCACGTCGTGTTGTCATTGCACAGTGCGTACGGCCGGACTCTCCACGCGCAGGTGTCGCTCGCCACGTGCAGAGTAAAGGTGGTCCATCCCGGCGAACCTGACGCGGAGATGTTGCAGTTCGCCCCCGGGTCGGAGGCCATGGCCGGGGAGCCGGACACCGCCGCGACGCCGATCGAGGACATCAGCGCCACCGCGCCCGTAACTGCGGCCTTCTTGAGCATGAGGTTCATCGGTACCCATCCCGTTGTCGTCATACGATTCCGTGGCGAACGCCACCCACAGACATCGCACCACCGGGACGTGGCGGGAAACAGTTCTCCGCCGTCCGGATCCGTCCGGGACCGTCCGCCGGGCGGGACGGGGGCCAGGGGCACCGAGTCTTGCCAAGTCGGTGCTACGTACCGTCAGGTCCGCCCTTCGCAGACAACGGTCACTTCAAGTGCCGCGAGCCGACCGGTGCGGACATCGACGGACTGCTTGTCAGTCAGATTCCAGGTCCCGATTGGAGTCATTCCCTGCTTCACTCCATAGAGGCAGACACCACAGGATTTGCCGTCTTTTCCTACAACCCGGCCATCTGCGAGACCTTCCATAAAGTGACTCACCGAAACTTGTGAACCAGCCTTCAGCGTCAGCCCTGGGCCATGCACAAGTGCCTTGGGATCGCCAGCAGGCGGACCCAGGAACACTGCGGACCGCTCTCCCTTCTGAGTGCCCTCATACACCTTGGCATAGCCGTCGACACTCACACCGCGTATGTATGCCGCTTCCGGAGTCGAATCGGTTGGCGCAAGGAAGATCCACCAGCCAACGAGCGCAGTGAAACCGAATAGAAGCAGGAAAGCGACAAGGATGATGGCTCGCGAGTACGTCAATGCAAACAACTCCAAATTCAAAAGCCACAGATGAATCTATCGGCTTCGTGGTACGCGTTCTCCACTCAGCCACCCGTCGGCCCACCGCCGGAGCCCGCAGGGCCAGGCCCGCGCGCACACCACGCACCGGTCAACCCCGTCGGGCACGTGCAGCACCTGCTCCTCCCTGGCGATCTCGGTCAGTTCCCGCTCGACCTCGGGGCTCAGGCGGACCGGGCGAGCACCTTCACCCTCATCCTCCCGTCCCGCACCGCCTGGCACGCCGCCCAGACCTTGGCCGTCGCGAGCGCCTGGGTGCGGGTGTCGAACACGGCCATCCTCGTCACCGGTTCCGGAAAAGTCCCGGTCACGGCCACCATCAAGACCTGAAACGTCATCATCGGGTACCTCCATGCCAGCACCCTTCCGCGCCGCGACCCCGGGCGGGAGTGGACCCGAGTGTGTTCGTTGTGTGCCTGATTCCGCCGATACGGTTGCCGACTACGGTGGGCGTGCAGCACAGTTGTCCGCAGTGCCCGACAGGGGTGGTTTCACCATGGATCTCGCGACGCACCCGTTGACGCATGTGCGCCAGGAAAACGGCTGGTCAATGGCGGACCTCGCCCGACTGGTACGCCACGCGGCCCGCCGGGAGCAGCAGCGGTCCGGAGTGGACCGCAACCGGATCTGGCGATGGGAGACGGGACGGACCCACCCGAGCCCCGGGTCCCAACGCCTGCTCGCGACGATCCTGGACGTCCCGCCCGGGCAGGTGGAGGCGCTCGGCTGGCCGCACTGGTTGCCGGCCCACGTCGAGCCGCACCCGTTCACGGTCCCGGGCAGCCGGGCTGCGGTGCAGGAGGTGGTCGTGGCCAGGATGGACCGTAGGGCGTTCCTCGTCCTCGGCGGCGGCGCGCTCGCCGGCATGGCCCGGGACTGGGCTCTGAGCGAGCCAGGCAGGCTGGCCGGAGCGCTCGACGGCCGGGCCGTGGATCCGGAGCTGGTGGCGTGGTTGGAGGCGCGGACGTCCGAACTGCGGGCGCTGTCCGCGACGTCGGAGCCGCTGGTGGCCGAACTGGTCGACGCGCATCTGAGCACCACGATCCGGCTCCTCGACCAGGCGCGCTTCTCCGAGGAGGTGGGGCGGAGGCTGTGTTCGACCGTGGCCACCCTCGCGCAGTGCGCCGGGTGGGGGCGGTTCGACCAGTCCCGGCACGGTGGGGCGCAACGGCTCTGGCAGGCGGCGCTGCACGCCAGCCACCTCGCCGGGAACCGTGATCTGGGGGCCGGGGTGCTCGCGGATCTCGCGTACCAGGCGACGTGGCTCGATCAGCCGAAGCACGCGGTGGAGATTCTCGGGTGGGCACGGAGTCGGACGCGGTCGCCGGCGGCGCGGGCGCTGCTGGACGTACGGCGGGCCCGTGCCCTCGCCGTGTTGCGGGACTCGGTCGGGTGCGGGCTGGCGCTGTCCTCCGCCGAGCGGGAGTTGGAGCGGGTTCATCCGGAGACGACTCCTGGATGGGTGACGTGGATGTCGCCCGCCGACCTGGCTGCTGACGCCGGACGGTGCTGGTTGGATCTGGGACGGCCCGCGCGGGCTGTGGCGGAGATCGAGGTGGGGTTGCGGCTGCTGGATCCGGGGCGGGCGCGGACGCGGGCGGTGTTTCTGACGTATCAGGCGGAGAGTGCGTACGCGGCCGGGGAGGTGGAGGCTGCGGTGTCGTTCGCGCGGACCGCCTCGTCGGTGGCGTTGGCGACGGGATCGGCGCGGTGCGTGCTTCTGGCGGACGGAGTCGCGAACCGGGTGGGGGTCCGGACGACGTCGTAGGCGGGAACCTTACTGGTCACCGCTGCACCTGACTAGCATGGCCAAGGTGACCGCGCCTTCCCCGACTCAACCCGAAGGCCCCCGCGCACCCTCGGCGGACAACTGACTGCACATCACCTTCGTCACAAGCCGACGGTCCAGCAGGCATCGTGCGACGGTAGTGCCGCAACCGCCGGTTGCTTCTCACAACTCGGTCAACGGAAATTGCTCCTGGTCCTGGGTACCGCAGACGTGCCGCCCGCCGATAGGGGGGCGGATTTGGGTCAGCCTGGCGTGATGGTCTGGTGCGTACTGAACTGGCTCGATGCCGGTCAGCGCTCGAGTGATTCGGAGACGTCACCGTAGCGGCTCGGGTTCGAGGTGTGTCAACGTGAGTGCGGCCCACATGAAGAGCCATTGTCAGCCAGGTTCGTTGCCATGAAGAATTCCGTAGGCATAAGCCGCTAGGCCGTCCTCACCGATCACGATATCCATTTGAGCCTTCCCCGTGTCTGCTGCGTAAGTCATATACTTCTTCGTTGTCCGGGATTTCCAATCGAATTTGCTCTTCACTCTGTCCGCATCAAACGGCAAGGCGTCACCAGGCATGGTGAAAGTTTTGGTGGAGTCTTCTACGCCAAGATTTCGCAGGGTAGCAGCCTTGCATTCCGAGGCAAACCTCATCTCCAAATAGATCGAGTCGGACAGGTCATCACCAAGGAAGAACCTCACCTGTGTACCGGCGCACTGCTCATCCTTGACGCCGAAGCGTTCCAACGCCTGGGCGAGGGACACGCCCGTTCGACTTCCCTGGAGCGCATTCGGATCCGCTCCTCCACCACATCCGGAAGCAAGACCCACAAGCAGCGTGCCCACAATGACTAAAATGGGCGCAGCTCTCCGGTGGTCCTCCTCAGCAGCTCCTTTCAAAACCCAGGCGCTACTCACAAGTCAAGGACACCTCAATTAGCACCTTGGATCCATTGCGAACTTCCGCCGCCTGATCTGGCGAGGCTCGGTGATACGACAAGGGCAGCTTTCCCGGCCGAAGTTGTTTGACGTAAACTCCACAAGTACGCCCTGTAGAGCCTTTCATAGTCCCACCCCCCACCCATAGGAAAACCGAATCCTCGCCCCGCGCCTTACGTGAGTCATCCTCAACAAATCCTGGCCCCTCTAGCTCACCGACCACATCCGCACTCTGCGGCCCAATAAAATACTTGGTACCCTCACCATCTTGGCCAGTTGCCTCAAACCCATTTATCTTCACGGACTTGACACTCTCAGCGGAAATAGAATGTTCGTCATCCGGAAGCAGGTCGTGAAAAAAACCGCCGACAACGAAAAGTACGCCACAGACGACGACGATTGCCGTTAGACCAACGAGCGCACCTACAGTAGTGGTCTTCAGCCGCATGCGAAATACCCCGAACGACAGAACAATTGATCGGCCCTTGCGCGATTTCCACTATACATCTCGATGTAGTGGGTGTACTCAAGCGGCCCGCCCGTGCCTGAAGCTTTTTGCACCATATATTCGTCCCCAGCATTATAGCCGTACGCGACTAATTTGTCCCGAGAATAATTCACTCCACCCGGTTCGGTGAACCCTTCAAACCCATTCGGCAACAGTCGATCCAGATCCTTCAGTCTAAATGCAGTGGCCCGGATCGCCAAGTCGTCATCGCTGTCCAGATCCGACCAGGCAACATCAGCCAGTTGATAGTGAGCCGCGCGAGTCTTTTCGAACGTACCCTCTTTCATCTGACCAACCCCAATTGAAGGCCCCGCTTCTTTGGACCAAATTCCCGTCCCTGTCCACCACCAAGTCTTAAATGTACTGAACGCCCGCCATGCACCATCGGCATACGTTACACACTTTAAGTCGCAGCTTTCATTGAGCAAGATTGCAAAAAGTAGGAGTGGGTCGATTCCCGCCTCCGCTGCGGCAGCAAGGATGGAATCCGCATAAATACCCATGCCAGAGAGATCGTCGGAGTATCTGTTGTCATCACCCACACAGGGAACCGTCCCATGTGCCGTGTCACACACGGAATCCGGATAGTCCTTCACCCGCCCCTTCCTGGGATGACCAGGGCATGCTTGAGGATCTTCGTAACAGCGATCCGAGGACGAGTCGCGCCTATTGACGTTGTTCTGCGGGTCGCTTCCGCTTGTTGCCTGGCCGGCTCTCGCGCGGGCGGCAGGACTGCTGTTGTCCTCTCCGTCGCCAGTAGTCATACCCAAACCGCTGGGGTCACTGCTTGTCGCCGGCGCGTTGTTGGCGTAGGTATAGCCGTTCCAGCTCTGCGGATCCGCGCCGTCGAACTGCGGGTCGACCGACATGAAGCGGCCCGTGCTTGGGTCGTAGTCGCGGGCGCCGATGTGGACGAGTTTGGTGTCCGGGTCGTTGACTCCGTCGACGAAGCCTCGCTGGGTGGGCCAGTTGACCGCCGTGCCTCGGGGGCCACCGAAGGGGTCTGTGCGGCGGCGGGTGACGGTCAAGTCCGTGGACTTGATACTGGTCTGGCTCGTGCCGTGGTGGTCGGCGACGATCCACGACACCTCCGTGTCAGAGCTGCGCACCGCGCCCGGGTAGGTGCGCACCGCCGTCGGGGTGGAAGTCGGCGTGTTGGCGTGCAGTTCCGTGGACCCCGCGTAGATCGTGACGCCGGTGGAGTCCTTGCGGAGGATCCGGTTGCCGTCGGCGTCGTAGACGTAGTCGGTTGTCGGGCCGCTGTCGATGGCCAGCTTCGACAGTTTGCCGAGTTCGTTCCACGTGTAGTGGGCCCCGTTGTGCAGGGTCGTGTTGCCGGTGTTGTCGTAGGCGAACGTGTCCGTCGTCGTGGTGGCCGCAGGGCCGACCTTGGTGTCGACCTTCGTCAGGCTGTGCGTCTTCGGCTGGCCGGCACCCGGCGTGTAATAGGTGCGCAGCGTGTCCGTGGACAGCCCACCACCCGGTGCGGCGTGCTTGAGTTCCGTGCTCCGGTTGCCGGCGGTGTCGAAGCCGTAGGTCGTCCAGTACGGGTCCGTGCCGCCGATCACGCCGGAGGTCGGGGTCGACTGGCAGGCGGCTGCCGAGGTGGTCCAGGACTCCGTCATGCGGCGGAGGCCGTCGTAGCCGAAGCACTGGTTGAAGGCCGCCCCGCCGGGTGTGGCGTCGTTGATGCCCAGGACGTTGCCGGCCACGTCGTAGGAGTAGTTCTCGGTGTACTGCACGTCGAACGGGTCCTGGGCACCCGGGTGTAGTTCGGTGGAGACCTGCGCCACCAGGAGCCGTTGGGTCACGTCCTGACGGGCGGTGGTGACCCGCACCCGCTTGGTACCCGAGCCCATGATCGTTTGGAAGACACCGCCGTCGAAGTAGTAGGTGATCCCCGACAGGTAGTTCTCCAGGCCGCTGATCGAGATCTGCTGGCCCGCCGTGTTGTAGCCGAAGTTCACCGTCTCCGCCGCCATGCCGCCGGCGGCCGGGTACACCACTGTCCTCGGGGCGCCGTTGGGCATGTAGGTCATGGACGTCGTGTACGTCTTATTACCCAGAGTGTCGATGACCCCTGTCGACTTCGGGATGGTCACCGAGGAACCCAGCGGCCGGTAGCCGTCGTCGTAGCCGGTCACTGCCGTCTTGAACTCACCCAACGCGTCGAAGCGGGTCGAGGACGTGAGCTGGCCCTTGGCGAGGGTGTCGTACGTCCAGGAGGCGAGGATCGGGTTGTTCTGGTCGTCTTTCCTGTGCACCTCGGTCTTGCGATCCAGGTCGTCATACTTGAACAGCAGCTTGCGTGACTCCGCGTCCTCGGTGGTCTCCACCTGACCCACCGCAGTGTAGGTCATCTTCGTCAGGCCCGTGTCCGGGTCCGTCTTGGATTCGACCTGACCACGGATGTTGTACGCCGTCGTCCAGGTGCTTCCGGCCGTGCTGGACGAGGTCTGGCGGCTCAGGAGGTCGTACCCGTATGTGGTGTCCTGGAAAGAGCCGGACGGGGCAGACCCCAGGAACTGACGCAGCGTGGTCGTCCGGCCGCGACCGTCGCTGTATGCCGTGGACGCGGTGCCGCCGGTCGGCGGGGTCGTGGTGACGCTGTCGCCGTCGTAGGCCGTCGCGACCTGGGAGAACTTGTTTCCGGCTCCCCACAGTTCATCCGCGACCACTCGACCGGAGTCGTCGTAGACGAAGCGGTGCTGCGACTGCACGGCGGTGTCGGCGAACCCCGCCAACGTCCCCGACGGCGCGCCGTCGGCCTTGAAGGACGACGTCTTCACCACCCGGCCGGCCATGTCGTAGACCGTGTCGGTGATGTGCCGCACGCCGTACTGGGTGATCTCCTGGGTCTGCCTCGGGCGGAACCGGGAGTCGAGGATCTCGTAGGAGTCGATGACGCCGTTGGTGTCGTTCGGCCCCAGAACCGAGGTCTTGATGACCGGCGATGTCGTCTTCGAGTACGAGTAGCTGTAGGTGACGTTGGGGGTGGCCGTGGCCTTGTCCCGGCCGGGTGACCAGACTGAGATGAGTCGGCCCAGTGGGTCGTAGGTGACCTCGGTCTTCTTGCCGTTGGCGTCGATCACCTTCACGGGCTGGCCGGTGATCGGGTGGATCGTCGTGGTCGCCGTGAAGCCGGCCCCGGTGCCAGACGGCGGCGGTGTGGTCACGGCGAGTTG
Proteins encoded in this window:
- a CDS encoding AfsR/SARP family transcriptional regulator; protein product: MPVFRVLGPVAVSRGGGDPAGILVAQQRALLAALLLRPDEWVAADRLVDVLWPAHAPRSPARRLSGHVFRLRALLTALTGEPRVESQPGGYRLRLHPGQLDLHVFEDLAERGRRAYIAGDPDLAALLLTEALAVWRAEPYADVPAELVAHAARGLRERRLMVHEHLVEAELARGRAEAVVPLVRGLLADTPRSERLWTQLITAYGRLERRADALAAYQQALLVLRELGPQVRAAHRLVQGA
- a CDS encoding S9 family peptidase; the protein is MLDAFLDASARTGRFTHGAPRAVTISADGSRLLLLRSTGPTDPVERLWTVDTATGAERLLADPLELFGRPVTYDDLPRAERELRERVRLHAPGIGSYAATGDHAVVAFVLGGRLFRVADGRAEEVPVAGPAFDPRPHGGRIAYVAGDAVHVTGIGRVTPDDGAVWGRAEFNAAEELGRTRGHWWGPDGDSLLVTRVDDSALVRRYLGDPARPEVAPVAQAYPRAGGPNADVELHVVRLNGLSTPVGWDRETYPYLTGVDGLVITVYDRLQQHSLLLAVDPVTGATTELAAFADEHWLECVPGTPCVLDDGRILSTVEEDTRSLAVDGAVITPPDLYVRRLVGNHGGGLLVEACDGDPAEQHLFVVHLDGRLDRLTHGAGTHSAVSGGGVLVTTSATLDGVTRTVTGALSAEPGHPLTDLSGPLPHLGRPVFARVTEHGLPTAVVYPRGHVAGRQLPVLLDVYGGPGYQAITHNPRVWTTKQWWADQGFLVVTVDNRGTPNVSPDFTRAMFRRFSQVALDDQVAALGTLADRHPDLDLSRVGVRGWSFGGYLAALAVLRRPDVFHAASAGAPPTDFRDYDTAYTERYLGLPADNPDGYAADALIADAPGLRRPLLLIHGLADDNVHPLHSLRLSEALTAHGRPHAMVAVPGVSHMTPEGVGERLAAIELDFLRANL
- a CDS encoding DoxX family protein codes for the protein MDSQAKLQGTVHSLYRVVVGLLFASHGASTLLGVFGGAMGKGGTVPFGTWPGWYAAVIQLAGGILVLLGLGTRISALICSGSMAYAYFVVHQQIALHPLQNGGELSALFCWSFLLIVVLGPGPLSVDALISRARTRTAPARVETA
- a CDS encoding peroxiredoxin — protein: MKTGDLAPEFALDDQHGVRRTLSDLLQDGPVVLFFYPAAMTAGCTAESCHFRDLATEFGELGAQRVGISPDTVSKQKEFADKHTFDYPLLSDVGGLVAAAYGVKRNISILPVKRQTFVIGKDGRIIETIKSEVRMNVHADRALEALRASGR
- a CDS encoding helix-turn-helix domain-containing protein; translation: MDLATHPLTHVRQENGWSMADLARLVRHAARREQQRSGVDRNRIWRWETGRTHPSPGSQRLLATILDVPPGQVEALGWPHWLPAHVEPHPFTVPGSRAAVQEVVVARMDRRAFLVLGGGALAGMARDWALSEPGRLAGALDGRAVDPELVAWLEARTSELRALSATSEPLVAELVDAHLSTTIRLLDQARFSEEVGRRLCSTVATLAQCAGWGRFDQSRHGGAQRLWQAALHASHLAGNRDLGAGVLADLAYQATWLDQPKHAVEILGWARSRTRSPAARALLDVRRARALAVLRDSVGCGLALSSAERELERVHPETTPGWVTWMSPADLAADAGRCWLDLGRPARAVAEIEVGLRLLDPGRARTRAVFLTYQAESAYAAGEVEAAVSFARTASSVALATGSARCVLLADGVANRVGVRTTS
- a CDS encoding RHS repeat domain-containing protein, which produces MPALAAPGTGVGDLNEPLASVTSVPVQPPQFGTPMTYATAKPVVSWPAPASAVVALGGASTSLRAAGPVAGLVKAGGLPVRLGSASSVSAYAAPADDEKGLRSLASTVPAHVKVEIVDRTSVVKAVSSGTGLRVTRADGGTTSGRVRVEVDYSGFSEAFGGNYGSRLVLVQLPACVLSTPDRKECQTQTPVLTSVNNAASKTVSADVDAVPVDVAEPQARSLSASAGVASVSAPVYALASSGGGPAGDFKKTSLSESGSWTSGDSGGGFSYSYPLKTPKAPAGPQPNLSLSYSSAAIDGMTNATSGQGSPVGAGWDLGTGFVERTFVSCADEGTMTGDLCMGGQYYSMSLGGKAGALVQDDTSHVWHMDGQAGWKVENVADYTGSMVNGGQWKVTTADGTQYFFGHRVRYAGDAGTHSEQSVPVVANQPLETCYNGTDIKVSTCWQNYRWNLDYVVDTAGNSMTYFYTQESQKYGIWNNYTTATYHRGAVLHHIEYGTRAGHEGDGPAPYRVDFGTTWRCAKAPCAANDQPNFPDVPWDQYCDVAMSSCATVQSPTFWVLNKIVSMTAKVYDPGSSTYKDLDFYDFPSGFPTVSDGTSPSLWLESVTHTGYADGNALTTPTVNFFGTQKNNRADYNVSTGSLPMVHYRVDRIWSETGAMTTVTYSGEDCAAGQPMPDPDWNTRRCFPQYWKPQGSPAGWAWWQKYVATQVTVTDSTGGTPTETWTYGYSNDNSASGSNPVVLWGHNNAFLTPLANRTWSDWRGYSQVVTTHGVAGQQPQTSVRRYYRGMNGDRTDAGWGTRTMTVWNSEGTVNTDWENLRGQVWEDYSFDNGTADHFVIHDLWGSLLSTQNTGQTYRYASSIQNGSTRNRTHIQRDNTWRVTSSDTQYDAELFPSKVIDRGDNATTTDDVCSTTTYNRNLTNWIMSTVSQAETYACPGGTIPGGAQPLSGAQTYYDGAPDTSQGLTTAPTIALPTRTKVLDNAAAKTYTTTGTVQYDTLGRPVSAADALGRTTTTAYTPTGIGAPTQLAVTTPPPSGTGAGFTATTTIHPITGQPVKVIDANGKKTEVTYDPLGRLISVWSPGRDKATATPNVTYSYSYSKTTSPVIKTSVLGPNDTNGVIDSYEILDSRFRPRQTQEITQYGVRHITDTVYDMAGRVVKTSSFKADGAPSGTLAGFADTAVQSQHRFVYDDSGRVVADELWGAGNKFSQVATAYDGDSVTTTPPTGGTASTAYSDGRGRTTTLRQFLGSAPSGSFQDTTYGYDLLSRQTSSSTAGSTWTTAYNIRGQVESKTDPDTGLTKMTYTAVGQVETTEDAESRKLLFKYDDLDRKTEVHRKDDQNNPILASWTYDTLAKGQLTSSTRFDALGEFKTAVTGYDDGYRPLGSSVTIPKSTGVIDTLGNKTYTTSMTYMPNGAPRTVVYPAAGGMAAETVNFGYNTAGQQISISGLENYLSGITYYFDGGVFQTIMGSGTKRVRVTTARQDVTQRLLVAQVSTELHPGAQDPFDVQYTENYSYDVAGNVLGINDATPGGAAFNQCFGYDGLRRMTESWTTSAAACQSTPTSGVIGGTDPYWTTYGFDTAGNRSTELKHAAPGGGLSTDTLRTYYTPGAGQPKTHSLTKVDTKVGPAATTTTDTFAYDNTGNTTLHNGAHYTWNELGKLSKLAIDSGPTTDYVYDADGNRILRKDSTGVTIYAGSTELHANTPTSTPTAVRTYPGAVRSSDTEVSWIVADHHGTSQTSIKSTDLTVTRRRTDPFGGPRGTAVNWPTQRGFVDGVNDPDTKLVHIGARDYDPSTGRFMSVDPQFDGADPQSWNGYTYANNAPATSSDPSGLGMTTGDGEDNSSPAARARAGQATSGSDPQNNVNRRDSSSDRCYEDPQACPGHPRKGRVKDYPDSVCDTAHGTVPCVGDDNRYSDDLSGMGIYADSILAAAAEAGIDPLLLFAILLNESCDLKCVTYADGAWRAFSTFKTWWWTGTGIWSKEAGPSIGVGQMKEGTFEKTRAAHYQLADVAWSDLDSDDDLAIRATAFRLKDLDRLLPNGFEGFTEPGGVNYSRDKLVAYGYNAGDEYMVQKASGTGGPLEYTHYIEMYSGNRARADQLFCRSGYFACG